One genomic region from Curtobacterium sp. 9128 encodes:
- a CDS encoding SbcC/MukB-like Walker B domain-containing protein has protein sequence MTDFRMDTAGMPALFDTVAQWRAESMQVVNWGGFHGHRRVELSGAATLISGASGTGKSTLMDAYLAVMMPSDVPFNGASNDATTGRARSADQRNLLTYLRGKVDSRRDPESGALRDVNLRGDETATWGAVAVTFRNDDERQFTVLRAYIVPKRARGVGDIQMTMATVDDDFDLRRLEDFVPSRFSHLELTGRVPGLVIRDTYQELAYTLQTRLGIGDSGGGNRAMRLLARIQAGQHMPTVDSLYKSLVLETPGTYEAADRALAHFAALDEAYEAMDTEERKVAILSPITELHLEIERSRAAAEALDGIATGSEVSPFAHWTATRKRALLDDEVSRNSRARTVARAEVEAASARHAAVEIELREAEARLRDSGGNALAQLEDRIDRGTREREVVLRAREAFESRTALLGEVPTTETAFGTAQRDSHEFLGTFGATRAALDERRDALTREEYPLLDRERSLRQERQSLEHRQGAMPLPMHEARVAMANAAGIDPSSLPFVAELLDVLPGEERWRTAIESVLAPVARTLLVDQDQLDSFSAAIDSLRIGVRVQFEGVPSGPHLDLDGDRSMVSGKLAIKDSPFSTWVRSRIESDRIDARCVSSAAELGGGGRRVTESGQLRDGRRGAHGDRRQANVIGFTNEARVVAVETELASIAEDLTTLEARRTDVAQDIAALEALRAAHQHRVDTTWESIDVAGVDASLTRLAEEREAVLAADDGLRTLRASVAKLRAALDEASDRRSAARLTVTRLEERHAVLVDGQDAAAEILERFESAPTAVPDEEQAHLLEETFEEVGAPDTVDGFDDATKRLRRRLEERLSQALDGAASASNAMTLTFQRYQDAWHDPNLGTGVASYPDYRAILDQIVATGLHARRSEWRRRLSQWSGEDLVPLAGAFDRAVVEIEERLEPVNEILRDLPFGANRDRLKIVIRRVTREDVSQFRRELRALSASVDAELTDDVLETRFRRLRRFMAVIRVDADAPRGRTTQRDAVLDVRRHMEITAVRYDTDGNDLGVYSSLGDKSGGETQELVAFIVGAALRYQLGDETRPRPRFAPVFLDEAFIKADSEFAGRAVTAWLRLGFQLVVSAPLDKVTALEPSMERLLSMRKHPKTGHSSITEIVRVPSAS, from the coding sequence GTGACCGACTTCCGGATGGACACCGCCGGCATGCCGGCGCTCTTCGACACCGTCGCGCAGTGGCGCGCCGAGTCCATGCAGGTCGTCAACTGGGGCGGCTTCCACGGCCACCGCCGGGTCGAGCTGTCCGGTGCCGCGACGCTCATCTCCGGCGCGTCCGGAACCGGCAAGTCGACGCTCATGGACGCCTACCTCGCCGTGATGATGCCGTCCGACGTGCCGTTCAACGGCGCCTCGAACGACGCGACCACCGGTCGGGCGCGGAGTGCGGACCAGCGCAACCTGCTGACGTACCTGCGCGGCAAGGTCGACTCCCGGCGCGACCCGGAGTCCGGGGCGCTCCGCGACGTGAACCTCCGCGGTGACGAGACGGCGACGTGGGGTGCGGTCGCCGTCACGTTCCGGAACGACGACGAGCGGCAGTTCACGGTGCTGCGCGCGTACATCGTGCCGAAGCGTGCCCGCGGGGTCGGCGACATCCAGATGACGATGGCGACCGTGGACGACGACTTCGACCTGCGTCGGCTCGAGGACTTCGTGCCGTCCCGGTTCAGCCACCTCGAGCTCACCGGACGCGTCCCGGGGCTCGTCATCCGCGACACCTACCAGGAGCTCGCGTACACGCTGCAGACACGGCTCGGGATCGGCGACTCCGGCGGCGGGAACCGGGCGATGCGCCTGCTCGCGCGCATCCAGGCCGGGCAGCACATGCCGACGGTCGACTCGCTGTACAAGTCGCTCGTGCTCGAGACCCCCGGCACGTACGAGGCCGCCGACCGGGCGCTGGCCCACTTCGCCGCGCTCGACGAGGCGTACGAGGCGATGGACACCGAGGAGCGCAAGGTCGCGATCCTCTCCCCCATCACCGAGCTGCACCTGGAGATCGAACGGTCCCGCGCCGCCGCCGAGGCCCTCGACGGCATCGCCACCGGGTCCGAGGTGTCCCCGTTCGCACACTGGACGGCCACCAGGAAGCGTGCGCTGCTCGACGACGAGGTCTCGCGCAACTCGCGCGCCCGGACCGTCGCACGAGCCGAGGTCGAGGCGGCGTCCGCTCGCCACGCCGCGGTCGAGATCGAGCTGCGGGAGGCCGAGGCCCGACTCCGGGACTCCGGCGGCAACGCGCTCGCCCAGCTCGAGGACCGCATCGACCGCGGCACGCGTGAGCGCGAGGTCGTGCTCCGTGCGCGCGAGGCCTTCGAGTCGCGGACGGCGCTGCTCGGGGAGGTGCCGACGACCGAGACCGCCTTCGGCACGGCCCAGCGGGACTCGCACGAGTTCCTCGGCACGTTCGGTGCCACCCGCGCAGCGCTCGACGAGCGTCGGGACGCCCTGACGCGGGAGGAGTACCCGCTCCTCGACCGTGAGCGATCGCTGCGCCAGGAGCGCCAGTCGCTCGAACACCGGCAGGGCGCGATGCCGCTGCCGATGCACGAGGCACGGGTGGCGATGGCGAACGCCGCCGGCATCGACCCGTCGTCGCTGCCGTTCGTCGCCGAGCTGCTCGACGTCCTCCCCGGTGAGGAACGATGGCGCACGGCGATCGAGTCGGTGCTCGCGCCCGTCGCCCGCACGCTGCTCGTCGACCAGGACCAGCTCGACTCCTTCAGCGCCGCGATCGACTCGCTGCGCATCGGGGTGCGGGTGCAGTTCGAGGGCGTCCCGTCCGGTCCGCACCTGGACCTCGACGGTGACCGGTCAATGGTGTCCGGCAAGCTCGCGATCAAGGACTCCCCCTTCAGCACGTGGGTCCGCTCGCGCATCGAGTCCGACCGGATCGACGCCCGCTGCGTGTCCTCCGCCGCCGAGCTGGGTGGTGGCGGCCGCCGTGTGACCGAATCAGGGCAGCTCCGCGACGGCCGACGTGGCGCGCACGGCGACCGCCGCCAGGCCAACGTCATCGGTTTCACGAACGAGGCGCGCGTCGTCGCCGTCGAGACCGAACTCGCGTCCATCGCCGAGGACCTCACCACGCTCGAGGCCCGCCGGACCGACGTCGCGCAGGACATCGCGGCGCTCGAGGCCCTTCGCGCCGCCCACCAGCACCGGGTCGACACGACGTGGGAGAGCATCGACGTCGCCGGCGTCGACGCGTCGCTGACGCGCCTGGCCGAGGAACGGGAGGCCGTGCTCGCCGCCGACGACGGGCTGCGGACGCTCCGGGCGTCGGTCGCGAAGCTGCGGGCGGCGCTCGATGAGGCCTCCGACCGTCGATCGGCCGCGCGGCTCACGGTCACACGGCTCGAGGAGCGCCACGCGGTGCTCGTCGATGGGCAGGACGCCGCCGCCGAGATCCTCGAGCGGTTCGAGTCCGCGCCGACCGCGGTGCCGGACGAGGAACAGGCGCACCTGCTCGAGGAGACGTTCGAGGAGGTCGGCGCACCGGACACCGTCGACGGGTTCGACGACGCGACGAAGCGACTGCGTCGACGACTCGAGGAACGACTCTCGCAGGCCCTCGACGGGGCGGCGTCGGCGTCCAACGCCATGACGCTGACCTTCCAGCGCTACCAGGACGCGTGGCACGACCCGAACCTCGGCACCGGCGTCGCGTCGTACCCCGACTACCGCGCGATCCTCGACCAGATCGTGGCGACGGGTTTGCACGCACGGCGCAGCGAGTGGCGTCGACGCCTGTCGCAGTGGAGTGGCGAGGACCTGGTCCCGCTCGCCGGGGCGTTCGACCGTGCGGTCGTCGAGATCGAGGAGCGGCTGGAGCCGGTCAACGAGATCCTCCGCGACCTGCCGTTCGGTGCGAACCGGGACCGCCTGAAGATCGTCATCCGCCGGGTCACGCGCGAGGACGTCTCGCAGTTCCGGCGGGAGCTCCGTGCGCTGTCGGCCTCGGTGGACGCGGAGCTCACCGACGACGTGCTCGAGACCCGGTTCCGGCGGCTCCGGCGCTTCATGGCGGTCATCCGCGTCGACGCGGATGCCCCGCGCGGGCGGACGACTCAGCGCGATGCCGTGCTCGACGTCCGTCGGCACATGGAGATCACGGCCGTGCGGTACGACACCGACGGCAACGACCTCGGCGTGTACTCCTCGCTCGGCGACAAGTCCGGTGGCGAGACGCAGGAGCTCGTCGCGTTCATCGTGGGGGCTGCGCTCCGGTACCAGCTCGGCGACGAGACCCGTCCCCGACCCCGGTTCGCGCCGGTGTTCCTCGACGAGGCGTTCATCAAGGCGGACTCGGAGTTCGCCGGGCGTGCCGTGACGGCGTGGCTCCGGCTCGGGTTCCAGCTCGTGGTCAGTGCCCCGCTCGACAAGGTCACGGCGCTGGAGCCCTCGATGGAGCGGCTGCTGTCGATGCGCAAGCACCCGAAAACCGGCCACTCGTCCATCACCGAGATCGTGCGCGTCCCGTCGGCGTCCTGA
- a CDS encoding peptide MFS transporter, with the protein MSGTSAPGHDTQQRKRTFFGQPFELSTPFAVELWERFSFYGMQGIVLIYMYYTVSRGGLGIDEHVAAGIMGAYGGAVYLFTIIGAWIADRLIGADRTLFASAIVVMCGHIALAVLPGVTGVGVGLVLIALGSGGLKATATTIVGGLYSKEDPRRDAGFSLYYLGVNIGAFFGPILTGLLQSSLGFHFGFGLAAVGMAAGLIQYGIRRGKLPDSVRHVTNPLEKRRYPMVGALVLVGLAIVVVAVLTGLLNVDNLPLVVVGIVIVATIVYFVVILSSGLTKDERSRVFAFIPLFIGSAVFWSLYQQQFTVVTIYSDQRLDRSIFGWEMPVSWVQSINPIMIIVLSGVFAAMWTKLGDRQPSTPTKFALGTGIMGIAFLLFLPFVGTGQNGTPVLVLVGILLVFTIAELLLSPIGQSVATKLAPPKFQTQMVALFFLSVSLGTAVTGVLSKYYDPEHEAPYFAILGLVAVAVGVLLLVSARPVLRLMRGIR; encoded by the coding sequence ATGTCAGGCACCTCCGCCCCCGGGCACGACACGCAGCAGCGCAAACGGACGTTCTTCGGTCAGCCCTTCGAACTGTCCACACCGTTCGCGGTCGAACTCTGGGAGCGGTTCTCGTTCTACGGGATGCAGGGCATCGTCCTCATCTACATGTACTACACCGTCTCGCGGGGCGGCCTGGGCATCGACGAGCACGTCGCGGCCGGGATCATGGGGGCCTACGGCGGCGCCGTGTACCTCTTCACCATCATCGGGGCGTGGATCGCCGACCGATTGATCGGAGCGGACCGGACGCTGTTCGCCAGCGCCATCGTCGTGATGTGCGGACACATCGCCCTGGCCGTGCTGCCAGGCGTCACCGGCGTCGGCGTCGGTCTGGTGCTCATCGCGCTCGGGTCCGGCGGACTCAAGGCCACGGCGACCACCATCGTCGGCGGGCTCTACTCGAAGGAGGACCCGCGTCGCGACGCCGGGTTCTCGCTGTACTACCTCGGCGTCAACATCGGCGCGTTCTTCGGTCCGATCCTCACCGGCCTGCTGCAGTCGTCGCTCGGGTTCCACTTCGGGTTCGGTCTGGCCGCCGTCGGCATGGCAGCCGGCCTGATCCAGTACGGCATCCGCCGCGGCAAGCTGCCCGACAGCGTCCGGCACGTCACGAACCCACTCGAGAAGCGCCGCTACCCGATGGTCGGGGCGCTCGTGCTCGTCGGCCTCGCGATCGTCGTCGTGGCCGTCCTGACGGGGCTGCTCAACGTCGACAACCTGCCGCTCGTCGTGGTCGGGATCGTCATCGTCGCCACGATCGTCTACTTCGTCGTGATCCTGTCGAGCGGGCTGACGAAGGACGAGCGCTCCCGGGTGTTCGCCTTCATCCCGCTGTTCATCGGCAGCGCCGTGTTCTGGTCGCTCTACCAGCAGCAGTTCACCGTCGTGACGATCTACTCCGACCAGCGCCTCGACCGGAGCATCTTCGGGTGGGAGATGCCGGTGTCGTGGGTGCAGTCGATCAACCCGATCATGATCATCGTCCTGTCCGGCGTCTTCGCGGCGATGTGGACCAAGCTGGGCGACCGCCAACCGTCCACCCCGACGAAGTTCGCGCTCGGCACCGGGATCATGGGCATCGCGTTCCTCCTCTTCCTGCCCTTCGTCGGCACCGGGCAGAACGGCACACCCGTGCTCGTGCTCGTCGGCATCCTGCTCGTCTTCACGATCGCCGAGCTCCTGCTGTCGCCGATCGGGCAGTCCGTCGCGACGAAGCTCGCACCGCCGAAGTTCCAGACGCAGATGGTCGCGCTGTTCTTCCTGTCCGTGTCGCTCGGCACGGCCGTCACCGGTGTGCTGTCGAAGTACTACGACCCGGAGCACGAGGCGCCGTACTTCGCGATCCTCGGCCTCGTCGCCGTCGCGGTCGGTGTGCTGCTCCTCGTGTCCGCCCGCCCGGTGCTCCGCCTGATGCGCGGGATCCGATAG
- the csrA gene encoding carbon storage regulator CsrA: protein MLVLTRKVGERILIGDDIVITVLDSRGDGVRIGIDAPRGVKIQREEVVRAVAEANVEATRTASDDAEARLREALGGGAGPSSPSAD, encoded by the coding sequence GTGCTGGTACTCACGCGGAAGGTCGGCGAGCGGATCCTCATCGGGGACGACATCGTCATCACGGTGCTCGACTCCCGCGGCGACGGCGTGCGCATCGGGATCGATGCGCCCCGCGGCGTGAAGATCCAGCGTGAAGAGGTCGTCCGTGCCGTGGCGGAGGCCAACGTCGAGGCGACCCGGACCGCGTCCGACGATGCCGAGGCGCGACTGCGCGAGGCACTCGGCGGCGGAGCCGGTCCGTCGTCTCCGTCGGCGGACTGA
- a CDS encoding DUF3375 family protein, translating into MTDVDLEYARVRAVLDRPTLRLMSRPTSAVVLAVFRTVFDRDVQYVPADRMHLQVEEHVARLQATGARVPASENPQDDDKRPNGRALCREWVAAQWLVRSNSPDGDEQYSLTSHALEALSLVDALSADRALISESRLAMIVDAVHRWAARAEPDPDVQIRRIDAQIAELQAERDRLATGDAPTTVDDDRMRDGYTNITDLIRQLPSDFKRVEEAVASMHREIVEDFRNEVRPIGEILDDYLARTDTLMEATPEGRAFEGAFELLRDDALLLRLRDDIATILEHPFAESLNAAERRAFRNTVSILRQGIEDVLAQRRLLTGTLRDQIVAHDVVRDRELDAVLRSVNRRLATLMGDGSARGTLPLELLPPVAEIGTLRERFYDPDTEAVPPPIEEPDDDVFDEIDVDSLRRHGGPLLTELRAALRFSTAATSDGAFHELPPEQRRPVELFGLAHLLTGRDDFETAAAAVAHETVRPDGTAVAFTMPTAALTPRDPSADDDTTLEAR; encoded by the coding sequence ATGACCGACGTCGACCTCGAGTACGCACGCGTGCGCGCGGTGCTCGACCGCCCGACGCTGCGCCTCATGTCCCGCCCGACGAGCGCCGTCGTCCTCGCGGTGTTCCGCACGGTGTTCGACCGCGACGTGCAGTACGTCCCCGCCGACCGGATGCACCTGCAGGTCGAGGAGCACGTCGCACGACTGCAGGCGACCGGCGCCAGGGTCCCGGCGAGCGAGAACCCGCAGGACGACGACAAGCGCCCGAACGGCCGAGCGCTCTGCCGCGAGTGGGTCGCGGCGCAGTGGCTCGTGCGGTCGAACTCCCCCGACGGTGACGAGCAGTACTCGCTGACGAGCCACGCCCTCGAAGCACTGAGCCTCGTCGACGCCCTGTCCGCCGACCGGGCCTTGATCAGCGAGAGCCGCCTGGCGATGATCGTCGACGCGGTGCACCGGTGGGCCGCCAGGGCGGAGCCGGACCCCGACGTGCAGATCCGCCGCATCGACGCACAGATCGCCGAACTCCAGGCAGAGCGCGACCGGCTGGCGACGGGCGACGCCCCGACCACCGTCGACGACGACCGGATGCGCGACGGCTACACGAACATCACCGACCTCATCCGCCAGCTCCCGAGCGACTTCAAGCGCGTCGAGGAAGCCGTTGCGTCGATGCACCGAGAGATCGTCGAGGACTTCCGGAACGAGGTCCGTCCGATCGGCGAGATCCTCGACGACTACCTCGCACGCACGGACACGCTCATGGAGGCCACGCCGGAGGGCCGGGCGTTCGAGGGTGCCTTCGAGCTCCTCCGCGACGACGCACTGCTCCTGCGCCTCCGCGACGACATCGCGACGATCCTCGAGCACCCCTTCGCCGAGTCCCTCAACGCCGCGGAGCGCCGGGCCTTCCGCAACACCGTGAGCATCCTCCGGCAGGGCATCGAGGACGTCCTCGCCCAGCGTCGCCTGCTCACCGGGACGCTGCGCGACCAGATCGTCGCGCACGACGTCGTCCGTGACCGCGAGCTCGACGCGGTCCTGCGGAGCGTGAACCGACGGCTCGCGACGCTGATGGGCGACGGCAGCGCCCGCGGCACGCTCCCCCTCGAGCTCCTGCCGCCGGTCGCCGAGATCGGCACCCTGCGCGAGCGCTTCTACGACCCGGACACCGAGGCCGTCCCGCCGCCCATCGAGGAACCGGACGACGACGTCTTCGACGAGATCGACGTCGACTCCCTCCGACGTCACGGCGGCCCGCTCCTCACCGAACTGCGCGCAGCGCTCCGGTTCAGCACCGCGGCCACCAGCGACGGCGCGTTCCACGAGCTCCCCCCTGAGCAGCGGCGTCCCGTCGAGCTCTTCGGTCTGGCGCACCTGCTGACCGGTCGCGACGACTTCGAGACCGCGGCCGCAGCCGTCGCGCACGAGACCGTGCGCCCGGACGGCACGGCGGTCGCCTTCACCATGCCGACGGCCGCGTTGACCCCGCGGGATCCGTCCGCAGACGACGACACCACCCTGGAGGCTCGGTGA
- a CDS encoding acyl-CoA dehydrogenase — protein MVDTAPVTNTGSTGSAGIPKADATGDPAAGTPKAGTDTDVRIDVDLLAEHLLGRWAEDRRISRRLVRDPALHKVEGLTIAEHRARAFDQLRILQENGAIQRPYPPELGGQDNHGGNLAAFEELTTADPSLQIKAGVQWGLFGSAVHHLGTERNHREFLPGIIGFDVPGCFAMTETGHGSDVQNIATTATYDADTQEFVVHTPFRGAWKDYIGNAALHGKAAVVFAKLVTQGVDHGVHAFYVPLRDDDGEFLPGVGGEDDGVKGGLNGIDNGRLHFDHVRIPRTNLLNRYGDVAEDGTYSSPIESPGRRFFTMLGTLVQGRVSLDGAAVVAQKIGLQIALTYAMQRRQFPTGGGEEGVLLDYGRHQRRLLPRLATVFAQSFAHEKLLRTFDDVFSGRLDTPERREDLETEAAAFKSMSTWYALDTLQECREACGGAGFLAENRLTSLRADLDVYVTFEGDNTVLLQLVGKRLLTEFRKQAPRDAASTAKFVAAQVGTKLADASGIRRLGQTAKDRGSLAASVADLRDPATQRDLLSGRVDTMVAEIGMRLNTAGKDRARQALLLNRSQHELIEASKAHAELMQWEAFTDAIEEVPVGDTRRALVWLRDLFALGLLEQHLEWYLLHGRLSAQRARAVSASIDRLIARIRPLVPQLIESFGYEPEHVRAPIALGAEQRRQDEARAWFAAERAAGRLPEQEKKPRP, from the coding sequence ATGGTCGACACCGCACCCGTCACGAACACCGGCAGCACCGGCAGCGCAGGGATCCCGAAGGCCGATGCCACCGGAGACCCGGCAGCCGGTACCCCGAAGGCCGGGACCGACACGGACGTGCGCATCGACGTCGACCTGCTCGCGGAGCACCTGCTCGGCCGCTGGGCCGAGGACCGCCGCATCTCCCGCCGTCTGGTCCGCGACCCCGCCCTGCACAAGGTCGAGGGGCTCACGATCGCCGAACACCGTGCCCGCGCGTTCGACCAGCTCCGCATCCTGCAGGAGAACGGCGCCATCCAGCGCCCCTACCCGCCGGAGCTCGGCGGCCAGGACAACCACGGCGGCAACCTCGCGGCCTTCGAGGAGCTGACGACCGCGGACCCGTCGCTCCAGATCAAGGCCGGCGTGCAGTGGGGGCTGTTCGGCTCCGCGGTCCACCACCTCGGCACCGAGCGGAACCACCGCGAGTTCCTCCCCGGCATCATCGGGTTCGACGTGCCCGGGTGCTTCGCCATGACGGAGACCGGCCACGGCTCCGACGTGCAGAACATCGCGACGACGGCGACGTACGACGCGGACACGCAAGAGTTCGTCGTGCACACGCCGTTCCGCGGCGCGTGGAAGGACTACATCGGGAACGCCGCGCTGCACGGCAAGGCAGCCGTCGTGTTCGCGAAGCTCGTCACCCAGGGCGTCGACCACGGCGTGCACGCCTTCTACGTGCCGCTCCGCGACGACGACGGCGAGTTCCTGCCGGGTGTCGGCGGCGAAGACGACGGCGTCAAGGGCGGTCTGAACGGCATCGACAACGGCCGACTGCACTTCGACCACGTCCGGATCCCCCGCACGAACCTGCTGAACCGCTACGGCGACGTCGCCGAGGACGGCACGTACTCGTCGCCGATCGAGTCCCCTGGTCGTCGGTTCTTCACGATGCTCGGCACCCTCGTGCAGGGCCGTGTCTCGCTCGACGGCGCAGCGGTGGTGGCGCAGAAGATCGGCCTGCAGATCGCCCTGACCTACGCGATGCAGCGCCGGCAGTTCCCCACCGGCGGCGGCGAGGAGGGCGTCCTGCTCGACTACGGACGCCACCAGCGCCGGCTCCTTCCCCGACTTGCGACGGTGTTCGCACAGTCGTTCGCGCACGAGAAGCTCCTGCGCACCTTCGACGACGTGTTCAGCGGCCGACTGGACACCCCGGAGCGCCGCGAGGACCTGGAGACCGAGGCGGCCGCGTTCAAGTCGATGTCGACCTGGTACGCGCTCGACACCCTGCAGGAGTGCCGCGAGGCGTGCGGCGGTGCCGGCTTCCTCGCCGAGAACCGGCTCACGAGCCTCCGTGCCGACCTCGACGTCTACGTGACGTTCGAGGGCGACAACACCGTGCTCCTCCAGCTCGTCGGCAAGCGGCTCCTCACCGAGTTCCGCAAGCAGGCGCCCCGCGACGCCGCCTCGACCGCGAAGTTCGTCGCCGCCCAGGTCGGCACGAAGCTCGCCGACGCGAGCGGCATCCGTCGCCTCGGGCAGACCGCGAAGGACCGCGGGTCCCTCGCCGCGAGCGTGGCCGACCTCCGTGACCCCGCGACGCAGCGCGACCTGCTCAGCGGTCGCGTGGACACGATGGTCGCCGAGATCGGCATGCGCCTGAACACCGCGGGCAAGGACCGCGCACGGCAGGCCCTGCTCCTCAACCGGTCGCAGCACGAGCTCATCGAGGCGTCCAAGGCGCACGCGGAACTCATGCAGTGGGAGGCGTTCACCGACGCCATCGAGGAGGTGCCGGTGGGCGACACCCGCCGCGCGCTGGTCTGGCTCCGCGACCTGTTCGCGCTCGGGCTGCTCGAACAGCACCTCGAGTGGTACCTGCTGCACGGACGGCTGTCCGCACAGCGTGCCCGTGCGGTGTCGGCGTCCATCGACCGGCTCATCGCCCGGATCCGTCCGCTGGTCCCCCAGCTCATCGAGTCGTTCGGCTACGAGCCGGAGCACGTCCGCGCGCCGATCGCCCTCGGCGCGGAGCAGCGGCGCCAGGACGAAGCCCGTGCGTGGTTCGCCGCCGAGCGCGCCGCGGGACGGCTGCCGGAGCAGGAGAAGAAGCCCCGTCCGTGA
- a CDS encoding DUF4194 domain-containing protein, with protein MTDTTSAPVDETDEYDDPTPVEQDDERDESSFALFEGDEGRLDELQRRAFVALLRHSYISARTHADEWRAVLDAEYQLRSRLNDLFLELHVDRDREVAWKRQARSESQRRGFPTLLRDVPYTREETIVLVYLRMRLRADARPGPDQVVVDRAEILGHVAGFRPATATDRTRDEGRVAKAIDRLVTARVLLKTSDPDRFRIASVVEVLLPLERLLELDQWLANVTTAERGPDDGDEPSLQTDTDPDETEDEDES; from the coding sequence GTGACCGACACGACGTCAGCTCCCGTCGACGAGACGGACGAGTACGACGACCCCACTCCCGTGGAGCAGGACGACGAGCGTGACGAGTCCAGCTTCGCCCTCTTCGAGGGCGACGAGGGCCGGCTCGACGAGCTCCAGCGTCGCGCCTTCGTCGCGCTGCTCCGGCACTCGTACATCAGCGCGCGGACGCACGCGGACGAGTGGCGCGCGGTCCTCGACGCCGAGTACCAGCTCCGGTCCCGGCTGAACGACCTGTTCCTCGAACTGCACGTCGACCGGGACCGCGAGGTCGCGTGGAAGCGCCAGGCCCGGTCGGAGAGCCAGCGCCGCGGGTTCCCGACGCTGCTCCGGGACGTCCCGTACACGCGCGAGGAGACGATCGTCCTCGTCTACCTCCGGATGCGACTCCGCGCCGACGCCCGACCGGGGCCGGACCAGGTCGTCGTCGACCGAGCCGAGATCCTCGGGCACGTCGCCGGCTTCCGGCCCGCCACCGCGACCGACAGGACGCGCGACGAGGGCCGGGTCGCGAAGGCCATCGACCGCCTCGTGACCGCACGGGTGCTCCTCAAGACGAGCGACCCCGACCGCTTCCGCATCGCGAGCGTGGTCGAGGTCCTGCTCCCGCTGGAGCGGCTCCTGGAACTCGATCAGTGGCTGGCCAACGTGACGACCGCAGAACGTGGGCCGGATGACGGCGACGAGCCGAGCCTCCAGACCGACACCGACCCCGACGAGACGGAAGACGAGGACGAGTCGTGA
- a CDS encoding DNA-binding protein, producing MYALTVDQVDSRNGDDRVEGTIRELLGALDDVVLAPERTAGDEFQLLTSSPETTLDALLRLTRTGGWSIGIGIGDVDEPLPASTRAASGSAFIRARDAVERAKRNPEHLAVEIDPDRRLRGNDVEPILRQTVRLRARRSPEGWQLADLLAQGVSRPDAAEELGITPQAVAKRFAAADLRDEDVLHAALVRLLADADEPA from the coding sequence ATGTACGCACTCACCGTCGATCAGGTCGACAGTCGGAACGGGGACGACCGCGTCGAGGGGACGATACGCGAACTCCTCGGCGCGCTCGACGACGTCGTGCTCGCACCCGAACGCACCGCAGGCGACGAGTTCCAGCTGCTGACGAGCTCGCCGGAGACCACCCTCGACGCGCTGCTGCGCCTGACCCGAACCGGCGGGTGGAGCATCGGGATCGGCATCGGCGACGTGGACGAGCCACTGCCCGCCTCCACCCGGGCCGCCTCCGGTTCCGCGTTCATCCGCGCACGCGACGCCGTCGAGCGGGCGAAGCGCAACCCCGAGCACCTCGCGGTCGAGATCGACCCTGATCGGCGGTTGCGGGGGAACGACGTGGAGCCGATCCTCCGACAGACCGTGCGGCTCCGTGCCCGACGATCACCGGAGGGCTGGCAGCTGGCCGACCTGCTCGCGCAGGGGGTCTCGCGTCCCGATGCCGCCGAGGAGCTCGGCATCACCCCCCAGGCGGTCGCGAAGCGGTTCGCCGCCGCAGACCTGCGCGACGAGGACGTCCTGCACGCGGCCCTCGTCCGGCTGCTCGCGGACGCGGACGAGCCGGCATGA
- a CDS encoding helix-turn-helix domain-containing protein — protein MQENRPNLADPGVLDALSHPVRLDVLGYLAASGPATASQCARAVGDTPSNCSYHLRVLASHGLVEPDPSGDGRSRPWRTSITGFTTDDVDPADVAGLDRMLAASVELDHHLLREYLRGRDAVPGAWQAADVHASYGLSLTPTELAEVVARLDAVVRPYIQATRANTPGDAEHVHLSLSAFPRLGFGPDR, from the coding sequence GTGCAGGAGAACCGTCCCAATCTCGCCGATCCCGGCGTCCTCGACGCACTGTCGCACCCGGTACGGCTCGACGTCCTGGGGTACCTGGCGGCGTCGGGCCCCGCGACGGCGTCACAATGCGCCCGGGCGGTGGGCGACACGCCGTCGAACTGCAGTTACCACCTCAGGGTGCTCGCGTCCCACGGACTGGTCGAACCGGACCCGTCGGGCGACGGTCGGTCCAGGCCGTGGCGGACGAGCATCACCGGCTTCACCACCGACGACGTCGATCCGGCGGACGTGGCGGGACTGGACCGGATGTTGGCGGCGTCGGTCGAGCTCGACCACCACCTCCTGCGCGAGTACCTCCGCGGTCGGGACGCGGTCCCGGGGGCTTGGCAGGCAGCGGACGTCCACGCCAGCTACGGGCTCTCGCTGACACCGACCGAACTCGCCGAGGTCGTCGCGCGGCTCGATGCCGTCGTCCGGCCGTACATCCAGGCCACGCGGGCGAACACCCCCGGTGACGCCGAACACGTCCACCTCTCACTCAGCGCGTTCCCGCGGCTCGGGTTCGGCCCCGACCGATGA